A portion of the Oryzias melastigma strain HK-1 linkage group LG1, ASM292280v2, whole genome shotgun sequence genome contains these proteins:
- the si:dkey-246e1.3 gene encoding uncharacterized protein si:dkey-246e1.3 isoform X1, translating into MTKVSPKARETRLVKESVVLEAKRSSEWSPAGRNPNVGRKPPSEQNRRERNARRKNERVCIWQSKRAHIYESAVSGGEPEEAVTVKAVKRSTSFINPLAFFRRPEAAKDNSRIYYIYANPLPVGLKEEEEETHSRTPEQTPLTPSLSMQEYARRPSSGLVLDPPMFYLQL; encoded by the exons atgaccaaggTTTCCCCCAAAGCCAGGGAGACCAGACTTGTGAAGGAGTCTGTAGTTTTGGAAGCTAAGAGGAGCAGTGAGTGGAGCCCAGCCGGACGGAACCCCAATGTCGGCAGAAAACCTCCATCTGAACAGAACCGCCGAGAGAGAAACGCCAGACGGAAAAATGAACGCGTCTGCATTTG GCAGTCAAAGCGAGCACACATATACGAGAGCGCCGTTTCTGGTGGGGAGCCGGAGGAAGCTGTGACAGTCAAAGCGGTGAAGCGGTCCACCAGCTTCATCAATCCGCTGGCCTTCTTCAGAAGACCTGAAGCTGCTAAGGACAACTCCAGGATCTACTACATTTATGCCAACCCGCTGCCTGTGGgactgaaggaggaggaggaagagacaCACAGCAGAACCCCCGAGCAGACGCCGCTGACCCCATCCCTGTCCATGCAGGAATACGCCAGGCGCCCCAGCAGTGGTCTCGTCCTGGACCCCCCAATGTTTTACCTGCAGCTGTAG
- the si:dkey-246e1.3 gene encoding uncharacterized protein si:dkey-246e1.3 isoform X2 — protein sequence MSAENLHLNRTAERETPDGKMNASAFEFRVLNIIIITVALCILMVTGLYCLSVCYSRTRQSKRAHIYESAVSGGEPEEAVTVKAVKRSTSFINPLAFFRRPEAAKDNSRIYYIYANPLPVGLKEEEEETHSRTPEQTPLTPSLSMQEYARRPSSGLVLDPPMFYLQL from the exons ATGTCGGCAGAAAACCTCCATCTGAACAGAACCGCCGAGAGAGAAACGCCAGACGGAAAAATGAACGCGTCTGCATTTG AATTCAGAGTATTGaatatcatcatcatcaccgtGGCCTTGTGCATCCTCATGGTCACCGGTCTGTACTGCCTCAGCGTCTGCTACAGCCGGACCAG GCAGTCAAAGCGAGCACACATATACGAGAGCGCCGTTTCTGGTGGGGAGCCGGAGGAAGCTGTGACAGTCAAAGCGGTGAAGCGGTCCACCAGCTTCATCAATCCGCTGGCCTTCTTCAGAAGACCTGAAGCTGCTAAGGACAACTCCAGGATCTACTACATTTATGCCAACCCGCTGCCTGTGGgactgaaggaggaggaggaagagacaCACAGCAGAACCCCCGAGCAGACGCCGCTGACCCCATCCCTGTCCATGCAGGAATACGCCAGGCGCCCCAGCAGTGGTCTCGTCCTGGACCCCCCAATGTTTTACCTGCAGCTGTAG